In a single window of the Mytilus edulis unplaced genomic scaffold, xbMytEdul2.2 SCAFFOLD_857, whole genome shotgun sequence genome:
- the LOC139507018 gene encoding spore coat protein YeeK-like — translation MKVTVALGIFVAVFASIEAYGAYNGYDGDSYGGKGHVLTSIFHGVHHGGHHGVIGGHHVIGVPVVVHHHHHHNGASHYGGHHHRHHRRHRKHKGSGSSSNKGYGHGKSS, via the exons ATGAAAGTCACTGTAGCTCTTGGTATTTTTGTTGCTGTTTTTGCTTCCATcg aaGCATATGGTGCGTATAATGGCTATGATGGTGACAGTTATGGTGGTAAAGGTCATGTC TTGACCAGTATTTTCCATGGTGTACACCATGGAGGTCACCACGGAGTTATTGGAGGACACCACGTTATTGGCGTTCCAGTTGTTGTTCATCACCATCATCATCACAATGGCGCCTCCCATTACGGCGGGCATCACCATCGTCATCATAGACGTCACAGGAAACATAAAGGGTCTGGAAGTTCATCTAATAAAGGATACGGGCATGGAAAATCAAGTtaa